The sequence below is a genomic window from Stigmatopora nigra isolate UIUO_SnigA chromosome 16, RoL_Snig_1.1, whole genome shotgun sequence.
tatttttacattcctGAAGGAAAAAAACGTCTTTAATTTAGAATTCGTTAGTTtggtaaaataataaaagaattatgacaatacaattaaaaatgaacatGACTTGTTTTGTCATCAACTGGACTATGCTCCACGGCCAACCCAGTCTCGCGAGATATTTTACAATCCCGAGATTACGGCCGAGCATCACGAATACTACAAGGTACAGCTACTTTACTGCTtttatttcctttctttttattgaaaatacaACTCGCAAGTTGTACAACTCCAAAGAAACGATGTGAAATTTCACCATTTTTCCCCGAATGGATCGTTTGATCCATTTTAGACCAACTTATCACGACACCGCCGGCACAATCGGTGAATCCTTCGCAATAAGAGCACAATGTTATCCGCGCCTTTTGCTGTCGTCTGAGCTGGCTTAGCCTCCGCGTCTGGACTTTAGCCGCCCGACAAGACCGTCGAGCAGTAGAACTTCCTCAGAACTTGAGAAATGGAGACGTTTTATTATAAGAAGTCAACACAATGCCCTACATTGaaaacttccttttttaaaagcGAGCAACGACACGGCTattagcattagcttgggtcTGAGGCCTACTCAGGAAGCAAGCGCTagcttttattttcaaaaactcCTTATAAGCTGTCAACTCCCGACCAAAACACCGTTCACGTGTAGTACGGTGTACGTAAATGACAAGTGTACTTttataacaggaaaaaaaaataaacaaacctttatttaaaaataaaaagggacattttttcATACTTACGTATAACCTATAACATTAAGACCGGTCTTTGTCTTGCTTCGGGCTTGGACTTGCAGTCAAGAACCAGAACTTCAGCTTCATTAATGTGAATTTACATAATAAACGGGGTCAAAAATATGATTGTTGCTAACATTCTACTTAATAAATCGTACTTCCTGGTCTTACTGTTATCTTGGCCATGTCTTGCACTCTTGTTTATGTTTTGGTCACAGATATGGTGGTCTTTACAGTAAAATGCctattcaaaaataatattttaacgcactgccattgacagcaataaacgATGGACTTTTAGTAGTGAGGACCAAACCCCTAAAAAGTGTTTTGAACATTTCTTCAGGGACGTTTTGCAGATCGTAAGAATGTCTCACGGCGCCAACCACGGCAAGCTCCTCCTTCAACGTTTGCATCAGCAGCGGGAAATGGACTTCCTGTGCGACGTCACCATCATGGTGCGAGACGTGGAGTTCCGGGCGCACCGCAACATCCTGGCGGCGTTCAGCAAGTACTTCTCCTCGCAGGCCGAGAAGGGCCAGGACGTCACCACTTTGGACCCGGACAAAGTCAGCCGCTACGCCTTGGAGAAGCTTCTGGAATTCATCTACACGGGACAGATGAACCTGAGCAGGTACAAATCTTTTGTCGTCGTGGTGGTGCGACCTGAGAGAACAAGTGGCATGTCCTTGTTGTTTTCAGCACCAGACAAGCCGCCGTCCGCCGAGCCGCCATTTACCTGGGCATGTCGGACGCCACCAAGTACCTGGAAGACATTTCGCACTTTTCCGAAGTGGGCGAGGCATCCCAGTCCGAGTTGGAGAAGGAGGCGGCCGTCTCCTCGCCTAGCCCCGACTCACCCCCCGGCAATCATTCCCCCGTCCCGCTGTCCATCGTCCCGACGTCGGACGTGTGGGAGTACGAGGACCCCGGAGATCAGGAAAAGCGGGACGGGGCGGAAAAAAATCCGGAGGACCCCGAGAGCCAGACCCCAGACTTGGACTCGACCGTCCCGACCTGCGACCCCCCCGAGCCCGGGAACTCGGCGGGAGAGACCGCCATCCCGGCGGTCCACGCGGCCAGGGGTCGTGGTCGTCGGCGAGGTCGGGGCAGGGGCCGGGGGGGCCGAGGCGGGAGGCCCGGCGCCATCAAGACGGAAGATGACCCCCACGAGGATTCCGACGCCAGCGCCAGGGACGTCGGCGACACGTCGGCCGACTGGAGCCCCTCGCGGGACGAACCGCCCGCCAAGCGTCTCCGCTTCGCCGGGCGTGGGCGGGGCcggaggagggggcggggcaggGGGCGGGGCAGGAGCAAAgccgaggacgacgaggacgacttGAGCggcgaggaggcggaggagggcGGGGAGAAGGACGGCGAGGACAACTCGCGCTCCTGCATCGAGTGCAACCGCGTGTTCAAGGACGCGGCCAGCCTGCGGCGCCACGAGCAAATCCATGCCGGCCTCAAACCCTTCGTCTGCATCTTCTGCTCCAAGACCTTCAGGCAGGCCACGCAGCTCAAGACCCACCTGCGCACGCACACGGGTAAGAGCCTCACCCACGGGCGTTTCCCACGCGCCGTTCTGACCCGGGACCCGCCCCCTGTCTTCTTTGCCGGCAGGAGAGAAGCCGTTCAGCTGCACCGACTGCGAAAAGTGTTTTGCGCAAAAGTGCCAGCTGGTGGCGCACCGGCGCATGCACCACGGCGAGGAG
It includes:
- the LOC144209278 gene encoding uncharacterized protein LOC144209278 yields the protein MLHGQPSLARYFTIPRLRPSITNTTRDVLQIVRMSHGANHGKLLLQRLHQQREMDFLCDVTIMVRDVEFRAHRNILAAFSKYFSSQAEKGQDVTTLDPDKVSRYALEKLLEFIYTGQMNLSSTRQAAVRRAAIYLGMSDATKYLEDISHFSEVGEASQSELEKEAAVSSPSPDSPPGNHSPVPLSIVPTSDVWEYEDPGDQEKRDGAEKNPEDPESQTPDLDSTVPTCDPPEPGNSAGETAIPAVHAARGRGRRRGRGRGRGGRGGRPGAIKTEDDPHEDSDASARDVGDTSADWSPSRDEPPAKRLRFAGRGRGRRRGRGRGRGRSKAEDDEDDLSGEEAEEGGEKDGEDNSRSCIECNRVFKDAASLRRHEQIHAGLKPFVCIFCSKTFRQATQLKTHLRTHTGEKPFSCTDCEKCFAQKCQLVAHRRMHHGEEKPYTCERCGFKFATSSNYKIHVRLHSGEKPYVCDVCGQAFAQSSTLTYHKRRHTGEKPYQCDLCGMSFSVSSSLIAHARKHTGETPYKCSQPQCESSFVTSSELKKHMRRLHPDGTNGVQCLLCGNRFASVKNMIKHQEKAHAEEVRQHKERARAVVMLASSHPVAFVQSKLSKDGKSLSSIPEAEPSEPQPAEPRADGEGGGASASAAATLSDTLQELKVEPSHTPVDRGDAGAYEADAVSTINSETLHALVEQLRPPSSPAQSLEQIVIIRTVDNTEQSAPPPPPPQ